A single Amphiura filiformis chromosome 19, Afil_fr2py, whole genome shotgun sequence DNA region contains:
- the LOC140140648 gene encoding proton-coupled folate transporter-like, protein MAENGDVKTKPSRKNMKFLQPAPPDAPPNLQRAASRYITVEPILMFMAIGTGVMISVLPQYLRYRVAMEQNVTLPDSGGGNNGTCVARNRSNPYYVRLQEVQAEVAFWQMVRSLCGTLPALFTAPLLGAWSDIVGRKLVMGLNAFGSVVYGICFILTYYLVLPIWTIPVGYCITGILGGSGLSIAQANAYLADVTNNENRLLRIAVFQSTFIAMMGLSNIAVGYLIRDYGFGPPLVMMCIAYALAFLYIIFPSCLIETVDTKENRAKKRNDESALNIMVGIKNDLICLFKTNTNLRRWRLCLLYFIDFMRETLESSSPLVIVYGLGPPFCWSSVAVSRYWMMSIFGSAIAVTVVTKGLSLCLPDIWNLQSSMVFNILYGYLHAFANSTIGLYIAGLVGCFRNISQPLIPAMLAKMVSDDEHGKT, encoded by the exons ATGGCGGAAAATGGTGACGTTAAGACTAAACCATCTCGAAAAAACATGAAATTTCTCCAACCTGCTCCTCCAGACGCACCACCAAACTTACAGAGGGCAGCTTCACGATATATCACAGTGGAACCCATACTAATGTTTATGGCAATTGGCACTGGAGTGATGATATCGGTGTTGCCACAATATTTACGCTACAGAGTCGCCATGGAACAAAATGTGACATTACCTGATTCAGGCGGAGGAAATAACGGCACGTGTGTTGCGCGAAATAGAAGTAATCCATATTACGTGCGTCTTCAGGAAGTCCAAGCGGAGGTCGCCTTTTGGCAAATGGTACGATCGTTATGTGGAACTCTCCCTGCTCTTTTCACCGCCCCACTTCTGGGTGCTTGGAGTGATATAGTAGGCCGTAAACTTGTTATGGGATTGAATGCATTTGGTTCCGTCGTTTATGGCATATGCTTTATTCTTACCTACTATCTTGTGCTCCCAATATGGACCATCCCTGTCGGTTATTGTATCACAG GTATTCTCGGTGGTTCTGGTCTATCAATCGCCCAGGCCAATGCGTACCTCGCTGACGTCACGAATAATGAAAACCGTCTGCTGCGTATCGCAGTCTTTCAATCAACATTCATCGCAATGATGGGGTTGAGTAATATTGCTGTTGGCTATCTCATCAGAGACTATGGATTTGGGCCACCATTGGTGATGATGTGTATTGCGTATGCCCTGGCATTTTTGTACATTATTTTCCCTTCGTGTTTGATCGAAACTGTTGACACAAAAGAAAACCGCGCCAAAAAGCGAAATGACGAATCAGCGCTAAACATCATGGTTGGTATTAAAAATGATCTGATATGTTTATTCAAAACGAATACCAATCTTCGCAGATGGCGGTTATGTCTTCTCTACTTCATAGATTTTATGAGAGAGACACTGGAATCGTCATCTCCACTCGTCATTGTTTACGGATTAGGACCACCATTTTGTTGGTCATCTGTGGCCGTTTCACGTTATTGGATGATGAGCATTTTTGGCAGTGCTATAG CTGTTACAGTGGTCACGAAGGGTCTATCTCTATGTCTTCCCGACATTTGGAATCTTCAGAGCAGTATGGTGTTTAATATTCTCTATGGGTATTTGCATGCCTTTGCAAATTCAACAATCGGATTGTACATTG